The Anabrus simplex isolate iqAnaSimp1 chromosome 6, ASM4041472v1, whole genome shotgun sequence genome includes the window accgcagtggtacatataagttaggaaatttgtttagaaggtgtATAGGGAGGtgtattcagggaaacagggtgcgctaggcagcggtgttaagggaacagggaactgtaaatcaagtagggatgacataacactgttagtgctcaactgtagaagtattgtaaagaaaggaatagatatatacttaccagatattgtaataggagttgaatcatggctgagaaatataatggatgcagaaattttctcacggaactggagagtgtatcgtagagataggataggaaaggtaggagggggagtattcattctcgtgaaagcagaatttgtaagctacgaaaaagttaaagatgactaacacgaaattctaggggtaaggctcatttctaaagaaaataggcaactagatgtctttggagtgtacagaccaggaaagtgtagcgcagatgctgattcagaattatttgataagataatcagctatgtgggaaacgataaggaaaggaacgtgatcatagcgggtgatctcaatttaccaaacgtcaattgggaaggtaatgcgaacgacaggaagcatgaccaacatatggcaaataagttaaaTGGGAAGGGcacatgattcagaaagtgatggaaccaactagagggaagaatattctggatgtggtgctggtaaaaccagatgaactctgtagagaaaccgaagtaatagatggtattagtgatcatgaagctgtttttgtggtaattaaaaataaatgtgaaagaaaggaagatattaaaattaggactgttaggcagtaccatatggctgataaaacaggcatgagggagtttttaataagcaactatgatcggtggaaaacggtaaataaaaatgtaaacggactctgggatgggtttaaagcaattgttgaggaatgtgaaaataggtttgttcctttaaaggtggtaaggaatggtaaagatccccaatattataacagggaagtaaagagactaagaagaaggtgcaggttggaaagaaatatagttagaaatggctgttgaagtaaggagaaattgaaggaacttactaggaaattgaatctatcaaagaagtcagctaaggataacatggtggcaagcataattggtggccacactaattttagtgaacaatggaagagtatgtataggtcctttaaggcagaaacaggttccaagaaggacattccaggaatcattaatgaacaaggggagtgcgaatgcgaggatcttcaaaatgcagaagtattcagtcagcagtttgtaaagattgttgggtacaaggataatgtccagatagaggaggtgactaatactaaagaagtattaaaatttacctatgacagcaatgacatttaccgtaagatacaaaagttgaaaaatagaaaagcagctggaattgataaggtttcgggggatatgctaaagacaatgggttgggatatagtaccatatctgaagtacttgtctgatttttgtttgcatgaaggaactttaccaaatgaatggatagttgctatagtagcccctgtatataaaggaaagggtgataggcataaagctgaaaattacaggccagtcagtttgacatggattgtatgtaagctttgggaaagcattctttctgattatataagacatgtttgcaaaattaataaatggtttgacagaaggcttTTTGggtttggaaaggttattccactgaagcccaacttgtaggattccagcaagatatagcagatatcctggattcaggaggtcaattggactgtattgcgattgacttatctaaggcatttgatagggtagatcattggagactactggcaaaactgagtgcaattggacttgacaaaagagtgactgaatgggtggctctgtttctagaaaatagaactcagagaattacagtaggtcaagctttatctgtccctgaaaaaattaagaggagaattcctcaaggcagtattattggacctttatgttttcttatatatatcaatgatatgtgtgaagaagtggaatcagagataaggcttttcgcagatgatgctattctgtacagagtaataaataagttacaagattgtgagcaactgcaaaatgacctggataatgttgtgagatggacagtaggcagtcgtatgatgataaacggggataaatgtcagattgtgagtttcacaaataggaaaagtcctctcagttttaattactgcgttgatggggtgaaagttctctctggggatcattgtaaatacctaggtataaatataaggaatgatcttcattggggtaatcacataaatatgattgtaaataaagggtacagatctctgcacagggttatgagagtatttaggggttgtagtaaggatgtaaaagagaaaacatatttgtctctggtgagacctcaacttgagtatggttccagtgtatgggacctttaccaggattacttgattcaggaactggaaaaaaatccaaggaaaagcagctcgatttgttctgggcgatttccgacaaaagagtaccggtagcgttacaaaaatgttgcaaagtttgggctgtgaagacttggtagaaaggagacgagctgctcgactaagtggtatgttccgagctgtcagtggagagatggcgtgggaggacatcagtatacgaataagtttggatggtgtctttaaaagtaggaaagatcacaatttgaattgtaaataaagggcacagatctctgcacatggttatgagagtatttagggattgtagtaaggatgtaaaggagaaagcatatttgtctctggtgagacctcaagaattcaagaggacatttggggaaaatattcgtttatagggagtggatttagggattggaataacttaccgagggagatgtcaataaatttccaatttctttgcaatcatttaagaaaaggctaggaaaacaacagaaagtgaatttgccacctgggcgagtgtcctaaatgcagatcagtagtgactgattgatgctCTAAGTGACTTCTGTATCGCATTGTAATACTGCTAATTACATAATAGTTTTTCTGCTTTTTACGTGAGTATCAGCTTTATCACATGTGAGACTTTATGGCATCGTATAATTTCTCGCGTGTTTCTCAATATTAATTGTATAGCGACTGGGTAGAAAGTATAAAGAGCCCATAAGGTTGAAGCAGCAGTAGAAGAAttggggaggaagaagaagaagaaatactaggACTTGTGACTGGGAAATAGTGGTCTGAATCCGAACCTACCTCttccaaaaaaaaagaagaagaataccaaagaggatagaatagaatgaatgaatgaatgaaatatcgtgactggacgataacacatgagtccaaccacacctttcaagaagaagaagaagaatgaatgaaataatactgtattttctaaGACAGTGCGTGCCGTGCGTCCAGTACTTCAGTGCTGCGATCAAAAGAAACAATAAAAAAACCTAGAATTTAAGCGAATTTTCGTCGTACAGGGAATCTGAATCGTGGACCTGAACATAAGACATAAGCTCAACCAGGGAAAGGGGTCGGTGTATAACTACCGTCTGTAGTACACTGTTGTGAATATGGTAATTTTATCACCGATTTCTCTCATTAGAAGTCGAGGCCCAGATGAATTTTGGAGAAAGAGGAAGATATTCAAGCTAGCAGCGGTAGTAGACAGTCTCACTTGAAGTAGCTTGTTGTATTTATGTTGTAAACCTTCTTGCAAGATTTGTTTGTACGTATTATAATAGAATCTTTGTTCACTTTTTAGCATTTCATTGGGAGGAGGAGGAACTGCTATTCCATTGCAGTAAGATATGTCCACAGGGCATTGGTTTATGCTACTAAGGGGAGAAAACTGAAGAAGGAAGATATGAAGAATGTATGGTGACTTGTTATAATTTGATTTCTTGGAAATGTGCTTCTGAATAGAATACATATCCATTTatatatcttaattttgtatttCAGTTATGGGTTGCAAGACTGAATGCTGCATGTGAACAACACAACTTCAGATACAATTTAATGCACGAAAGTCTTGTCAGGAGTAATATTCTGTTAAACAGGAGGACTCTATCTGATCTTTCTATCTGGGAGCCACGCTCTTTCAAGGTATGAatttattataatcattataattttaccttccgcagcccagtaCTCGCTACATTCATCTGTGAGCGGAACGACTGTCTTTTGTTTACacgctcgggaaggatgttgtcaagcattgctcagtgctgccaacgtctgtacttaggaactaatgagtgagtggtgccttcgatagctggtggtggtgattattgttacacagTTGGTCGACTGGTTCTTGCCCTGTGGACTTTAGcataggatctggactggttcttgccgtgcgtatggttaggataggacctggacaagaccctTGGTCTGGACGGTTTGAAGCTGCGAAGTGGCCCTAGACCTCTTCTTTTGTGTGGAAACaagattggtctggactggttcttgccgtgcggacagttggATAGGACCTGGacgagaccattggtctggactggttcttgccgtgcggatggttaggataggatctggacaagaccattgttctggGCGGTTAGAAGCTGCAAAGCGGCCCGAGGCCTCTAGTTTTGTGTGGAAACACAATTGATCTGTATCTGCCTCTACATTAACATAAGTAcggtattaaattaaattactgctgttgtgtatttcatattttttcttttacatgatgttttttgtttgtgcttttattcagccagtGTTGGTAATGCagtgtatttatcagcattgatggcaatgatgtcgcattctgttcacgttgatcaagagaatgcaagtagctactttagCCATGGCTGATGGCAGGTGCTGCTCGTTATtaggttatgaaagtaaatgtactCTGGGGGccggatggtgggttcctagacattgcaatgaacacatttctcctctaaaaggaattccaggtaagatttgaattcatcatcatcatcatcatcatcatttccctttatccagctgtagccgggtagggtcaaatatggttcctctccactttcttcggtctttccaccactcctcctccaactctgtgtcccagtccaggtttctttctataatgctgcgttggatggtattcttccatctcaattgtggtcgtccacggcctctccttccttggatttgcatttccatcaccttttttggcattctttcgtcgctcattcgctttatgtgcccaaacaatcttagtcggctcttctctattctatcattcattttttccactccaatttcttcccagattttctcattccttattttgtctcttctactcttctgtatcatactcctcaagaacttcatttcggctgcctgtattcgactttcgtccttctttgtcattgtccaagtttctgctccgtaagttgttatgggtacgtaatacatcttgaacatagtatcctttgcttccgttggcacatctttgtcccataacatgtttcttacactatgacagaaacaacttccagcttgaatccttttactaatctcagcatccagtcgagcattctccattaattcactccccaggtatttaaacgtttccactacttccaggggcttgtctgtaagtctaatctgacctttcccttctttctcccctccagtcataacaagagttttactcttttctacacttattttcaatccacattcttcaatcttcccattcaccacattcaactgttcttgaaccttcctgtcgtcttctccccaaatcacaatatcatctgcaaataacatcatgttcatttctcttcctccatatgctgcttttgctgttctcatgatgtcatccattattattgtaaacaggattggtgacagaacacttccctgtctcagcccactagttattttgaaccaacttgtcctgccaacttgtgtttgtacgcaactacaacattccttattcCTTGCATTATTTTTGCTTAATGTTATAAACTCTGGGCTGTGGAAGGTAAAATTCCCTCATTCAGATGATCAGAAGAACATAGTACGTCAGATCTAAGAAAGGCAAAACTATAGAGTCCGCCTCGCATTGTTAGTAATATGACGCACCACTATGTGAtgtagatgttggttcccatagggaacctgaaatatttgtcgtgaatgagtaaatttataataccaatataaatggtccattattggacattatacattttccagctaactcattcctggttgccagcgttttgccctagtgtgctaagttgggctcatcagttggtaaatagcacacccaccaagacgcatgactagtgcataccgtgataATGAAACAAAGTCGCTCatattgcattggcactgccagtggctccaagtaccctacacagtggcctccacggtatgcactagccatgcatcttgatgggtgtgctatttaccaactcatgagcccaacttagcacactggggcaaaatgctggcaaccaggaatgagttggctggaaaatttctaatgtccaataacgggccatttatattggtattataaatttactcatttgggacaaatatttcaggttctctatgggaatcaacatctgtatcatctgatggccaggtaggcatcaatttttggtaatgagacaaagtccctcatagtgcattggcactgccagtgactctaagtagcctacacagtggcttccacggtatgcactagccatgcgttttggtgggtgtgttatttaccaactgatgagcccaacttagcacactgggatgaaacactggcaaccaggaatgagttagctggaaaatgataatgtccattaacggaccatttatattggcaccACTATGTGGCGCACGGGAAGTTACTGTCctctgtttaatacttaggtttccaccAGTAGTGCTGAGGTAAGTAGAATAGCACtaccaactgttggttgttggtttgatatggcaaATTTTTTCCTTCGGCAGTAGTAAAGAGTCTCTCAAAGGGAGTGTGGCACCTATCCCTAGTGTCGTACTCTAGCACTGGATGCAGTcagcaaagtaataataataatattgattttacatcccagtaaattactgacactaggctgatgtatttgagcaccttcaaataccaccttactaagccaggattgaagctgccaagttgggttcagaagtcctgcactctactgtctgagctactcagccaagaCAGGAAAGTAAATGCCTTATAATACCCCTTGTGAAACTTATGCTTCTGGAAAGGAAGTATGGGTGCTGCATCATTTTAACACCTTCCTGCCATCCACTGCTGGTAGGCCTATATCCAGTATTGCATACAGCTTGGCCAGTGAGAAATCTTGTAAAAGAGATACATTTTTTGGTGCTGCTTCCGTACCCAGTGTGCAAAGTTAGGGGtgataaaaatcatataaaaatgatGTGCAATGATACCTTAAGTAACAGAAAGGAGAGATTCTTCCTTTACGCTTActagaaacccaccatcccgccccaagaagtattcttacttatataacAGAATTAAAACCAAGACTGTGTAAATCAGCTGAATGCGACCATGTGATGTGTTCCTATTTGCGTGACAAGCTTGGTATTGTCTCAGACAGAGCTCGCATCGTGTGCCAGTAGAGGGCTGCCATATTTgctaaaagtaagagaaccatACCCAGTCCAATGGTTTTGGCACTAACCTatccagtccaatggttttgtcactaacctatccagaccaactcttttgtcactaacctaccctaacctatgCAAACCAATGGTGGTGTCAcgtgggatactagaggcctaagagctgcttcgcggctctaacctggcGGCATAAGCCCTTTTGCTTGCCCCCAGGCCAATGATctagtcactagccggacctaaccaatccagaccaatagttttgtcaTTCCCCGGACCTGAcgtatccagcccaatggtcttgtcactctccagacctaaccaatccagcccaatggtcttgtcactaagaatgcaTTAGTGGGCAAGCCTGCCAAGTGTTATGTGACGTCGCCCGAGCCgcgccatgttggatctctaacaACACTTTTGCACACAGGGTACAGAAGTTTTACCCATTTTTGCTTAATAGAAATAAAGCAGAATTATAGTACCATAAATGAAAGCAAAGGCTTACGCTCATGTTAACAGCACTTGAATCTCCACTAAGTGGATGAACACCATTGTATAAAATGAGCAGTGTGATATGATAATGGTTTAATGCTCATAGTGCCTTAGTAGGCattacaatgattttttttttttttaatttacagagTTATCGTATTTCAACATTGTAAGAAAAGTAAGTTGAGATTTTTCCATGGCACATGCAACATAGAACTCAGTGCTTAgggttcccataaaactgatcccTTTTATTTTTTCCCCTTTAATTTTGAGAAGCAACTAAAAATCGGTACAGATGGGTAAACAAGAAAAGATTATTGTTTTTTGAAAGTGACTTTTTGAAATGTACTGTCTTATTTTATGTTGGTCTGAGTAGCTTAGACAGTAGAGTGCTgcccttctgagttcaagttggcaggttcagtccagtggaatttgaaggtgcttaaatatatcagcctcatatcagtagattttAGAGAAGAACTGCTgtcggacaaaattccagcactcagCACGTGTAAAATtcgtaaatatagttagtggaacttaaaatttgtattattattattattattattattattaatttagtgcATATTAAAACACGCTTCCTCTATGTGTAGTGAGTTAAGTTTTAAGGACCCTAATAACATGTGACAACTGGTGTCAGGAGGAGGATTTAATTGGTAGCATATTTCAGTACTTGGACTTGAAGAAAAAATTGATGAGATGGATTCTAGTGTCCAGACCGTAGACAAGCTTTGTGCAATGTCTTCATGACATCAGTCCGGTCAGGATGAACTTAAAGCTAGTCAGGATAAACTTAGGTCACAACTTCGGTCCAGTACATG containing:
- the mRpL20 gene encoding large ribosomal subunit protein bL20m, which translates into the protein MVILSPISLIRSRGPDEFWRKRKIFKLAAHFIGRRRNCYSIAVRYVHRALVYATKGRKLKKEDMKNLWVARLNAACEQHNFRYNLMHESLVRSNILLNRRTLSDLSIWEPRSFKALTKLAWSRASKDGLAGVSELGDVPDGVITRGMLT